A segment of the Carya illinoinensis cultivar Pawnee chromosome 1, C.illinoinensisPawnee_v1, whole genome shotgun sequence genome:
CATTACATAAGGCTTTCATAAACTTTGGATATTAGCAGATGACGTACATGATTTTAATGTCAACTATCAACATTCACTAGGACATAGCAAGCATTTAATGGGTAATGCACCACATTTAATAGCTCTTCAATTATTcagtttgatttattttataccCCAGGTCTTAAAGTCTACGAGACTAACGAGAAGGAACTGGTCATGGAACCAGCAGTCAGATGGGCTGGCAATCCCAATATAGTTTTGGGATTGAAAATATTGTCTCTAGAAATAACAGTTCAGGTCAGAAGAGGCTAAATGCATGCTTCTTAACCAACACGTGTGTCTGTGTGCCTTTCAGAAATTTGACTATGCTTCTTTCAGTTGGTGGATTTACAGATATTTACTTCACCACGGATAGCTTTGAAGCCTCTTGTGCCTACCTTTCCATGTTTTTCAAGCATTGTGTTATCTTTGATGGAGAAAGTAAGTAGGATCATTTTGCACATTGAATACATTTTACCCTTGAATTTTCTTAATCTAAAGGTGAATTGATATTATTGCTTTTTAACTAAGGTGACCAATTAGAATCATTTGGGTGTGatgatttttcttaattatctgCAGCCACATGTAGATTTTGGAATAAATGTATTGGGAGGTGACATTATGTCCATACCCGGCCTCTACAGATATGTTCAGGTGCTGCACTAGTAAGTCCTCTACTAGGCgttatttttttatgactttCTAAAATTGGATAAGCACTCCCAATGGTTCTTTCATCATATCCTTCAAAATACAtcaccaaaatcccatttttctattttacatactgacttttacaatatgccatacatcagcttatctattttttcttcatatcatttaaataatattatttatttatttttaaacattttctttctaccaataaatttgtaatatccatatatttttttatatttacaatatattattatatataatgtaatataattcagtcttagaaacacaaaataaaattatataagttaaataaaaataaaaacaaaatcaaatatgaaaaaattggataaataatatttccaagatttttgtagaaaaaaataacatagaggtgttttaaatgatgaacagtaaaaagaatttgtattgaattgtaaaaaaagtaaaaggaaatgagggagtaaatgaagtataaataataaaaaaattatttgtaggATGAACAGTACCCGCTACATGTAGCGGGTTACTGTAGCAACTTGTATTTTACAAATCTTTTACATAATCGGATGGAGCTCATTTTATGAacatttcttcaaatattttacattttttgtgTTATACATGAGCCATTGATACTGCTCTACGCAGATGACTTGTGCAAAATCAGGGTATGACTATGGATTAACCAACTTTTCAATGTGCTTGCAGGAGACTATTAAGAAACAAATTGCAAGCCTCTACCTCTGGCCCCAAACACTTGAAATTCCTGTTCTTGATGCTTCAACGTGAGTTTATGTGGGATGGCAGAGTATGCTTCATAAATTTAGTCATTTCCGTTCCTAAATATTTGTTTATTCAGAAAACATATGTTTTTTTGAAATTGAATAACGATGGTTGAGTTTCTCTACCACATATTTCATTTCTGGGTAGTTGACTCCATTGAGTATGAGCCTCGAGCTGTTTCTCTGTGTATGTTAAAATCTCATTTGGTGACCTGAGTTTTCTAAGTGGACTTAGTGTAATTTCCTGTCAGTAAGGTTCATACAGAAGAAGTAgaagtaataatattaatttatcttttttttttcttttggtcttCCTATAGAGCGGCCATAAAAAAGCCTGTGGGGATTTTACATGTGAACGTTGTTCGAGCTCTTAAACTTTTGAAAAAGGACATCTTGGGGACGTCTGATCCTTATGTCAAGCTCAGCCTTGGTGGAGAGAGGCTCCCTGCAAAGAAAACCACTATCAAGAAGAAGAACTTGAATCCTGAGTGGAATGAGAAGTTCAAGCTTATTGTGAAGGAACCTGAGACTCAAGTTCTTCAATTAGAAGTGTATGACTGGGACAAGGTTTTTTCCCTGCACTCTGTGTTTAGTTGCTttgaaaataaaggaaagagaTCCAACTATGTTGAATACTTTCTGTCAGGTGCAGCAGCTTGGCTCAAGCCATAACAGAATCGAAACTAAAATCTAAACttctgatctttttttttttttcatttatataatgTGCAAATGAAGCCTTATGTGCGGTTCTCTGTCTTTTGCTAAATGTCAGGCATGTTTGACGTTTGAAGTTACTATTATGCCCTGATGTTTGAATGGATGAGAAATGAtgaaaccattttttttaattaatattttaacaaaaccCGAATTCAAGGAAGAAAGAATCCAAATAATTACCATAAATCATGATCAAGTTTTGCTAAAGTACACTTGAAGcttggatatatatatttctatagaAAGCATATGTGAAGCAGTCCATATAAAGGTCAGAACACGCATACTTTTTCTGACAAATTAGAGAAGCATtctttagaataaaaaatcgagatcactattttttaaaagaaactgCAACGAATACCTggcctttcttttgttttgtatttatctAGAATCTAGAAATACCATCCAAACGTGTCTAGTTGAGCCTTGCACTTGTGATGAGGATTAGTTCCAGGCTTTATCTATGTTATTATTTTCTTCTCCGTGTTCTTCACAGGTTGGTGGACATGACAGGCTGGGAATGCAGCTAGTTCCACTGAAACTGCTTACACCCTATGAGACAAAAGAATTTAAGCTTGATTTGCTAAAGCACACAAACATCAGTAATCCTCAAAACCAGAAAAAGAGAGGGCAAATTCATGTGGAGATGAATTTTGTTCCTTTTAAGGAAGACAGTGCTAAGTTTAGTGGGCCACTGAATGGATATGGAAGAAAGGAAAGCAGATTTGATAGAGCCTCCAATGATGAGGTGGAGGCTGGAGCAGGTTTACTTTCGGTAACTGTCCTAGGAGCAGAGGATGTAGAGGGGGAGCGCCACAATAATCCTTATGCATTGGTTCTCTTTAGAGGAGAACAGAAGAAAACAAAGGTGAAATTTTCTTTTAGCCAATTTTGCATAGATATCGACACAATTCATATTACAAGTTGTATTTAGAAGCCTAGAATTGCTACAAAACTTTTCCatgtagaataaaatttacggCAAAACAGTCTGGTTTTTGTTGTTGTAGAAGCTCCCATATGTCGTTGGACAAAGGGTTTTGTTTCTCCAGTCATATGAACTGTTACATTCTTTTTCATCTACGTTCAGTCTACCCTCCAAATCTCCGATTAACTTGCAGATCAAATTGATTTTGCATAGATGATAAAAAGGACTCGTGACCCTCTTTGGGATGAAGAATTCCAGTTTATGCTCGAGGAGCCTCCTTTACATGAGAAGATTCGTATTGAGGTGAAGAGCAAGCGAACAGGCATTAGTTTTCGATCAAAGGTATGATTACCTTACCACCTTAGTCTTTGTTGCATTAGTTTAGTTTGTTCTGCATACTTGTCAATGTCCAGACTTTAGTTTAAATTGTTGTCTATTATTTAGGAATCATTAGGACATGTGGAGATTAATCTTACTGATGTTGTCCACAACGGCCGAATCAATGAGAAGTACCATCTGATCAACTCGAAGAATGGAGTGATACAGGTTGAGATACGGTGGAAGACAGTTTGAGACACAGGACAAGACAAGACAAGACGAGCATAATATGGTTTCAAAGTAATCTGTTCTTTCACAGTACAGGATTATTACAAAGGAGTTGCAGCTTATAGGAGGAGGATTCAGACCAAGGCAGAATTTTGGAGTCACGAGTATTTCCATTAATGTTTTATTGGTTAAATGCTAAAACGCTGCCCGAGTTTTGAGCCCTTTTCATTTCAGCTTCGTcacttatttattaatttcattttagatCAAGATCCATACACACAAGTACCATGGCCTCTCTTACATACACTTGAGGTCTTACCAAAATTCTGAATAGTGTTACGTATACTTACACTTTTACTTGCAAGACTCATTttattacttttcttttaaattttatatatcatgattttcagcatattaataattaacatGTAGAAACGtaagtattttataaattttttttaagtacatttaacatttttaaaaaaaaaagagggtttGAATTATGGAAGAACCACACACAACTGGAGAATCTGTCTCTCAAGTCTCAATTATGGAAGAAACTATTTGTGCAAACTTTTCCTTTcacataataattaaaaagaagagtAAGAAAGTAAGAAAGAGACGTACATAGCGACAATCGATGTTGGACATGATGTTAAACATATGACCCCACAGGACGAAGGGATTAGGTATGACTTAAcccatattaatcaacaaaaAGTGATATtatcattaagaaaaagttactgCATGGCTCCTCCTTTCCTGGTAGATGAAATGCAAAAGTCCTGACTAGGGAGGAAGCATGCCCCTATAGGAAGCTGTGGCTCTAAAGCACGTGAATAATTGGTACTTCTCAATGCCTGCTATTAGGGAATGAACTTGTTAATTAGCTCATGTGTAACTAATTTGACAAAGGTGTATAACATGACAGATTGACCCAACTTCACCTTTTAAATTGGGTTTCATGTTCACACTTGATTGATCAGGGTTGTAACTTTTATGGGGATAAATATGATTTAGTTAGCTTTCTTTAAAATGTTATAACTAGCATCGGAGTTAGGTTTGGTTCGGtttgatattagttttatttttcttaaaattgatcaaaataggtcggatttcaattttcttttttctaatacTAGACTGGaccaattcatatatatatatattagatttttatattgtataaaatattttttatatgattttttatattatatatagtttttatatataattcatataattatatataaaataattttgtattatatgatacatcactaattaatataatattaaattttaaaatcctatatcactatagtctattgtattaatagttataataataatatatcactatataatattatatattacaatatattatcactatattattatatattgtattatatagtataatactatataatatatctgaaaaataggtaaaattgaAAGTACTGGTTTAGGGGTGTAACTGATGTGATATTagttattcaaatttcaaaataagtaTATACTGGTTTGAttctaaaatatatctaaaatcaGATCGAACCGAACCGATTACGCCTCTATAGAGTTTGAATAAATTTATTGTCTTTTATAATGATTTTGATATCTACATTGTTTTATGATAAGAAATGTAGCCTTCAACTATAGGATCAAGATCTCATCAAGTTCTTGTTTAAATTCaaagattttaatttataatatctgATCTAGATAATCCAAATATGtcaatttatttcttatttaaaatcctcaaatttaaacatttttttcagTTATAAACTTTTTCATTATGAATACGGTATATTGCAAAGGTactgttaaatttatttaagaaatattGGTTTTGACTTGAAATATTAATATCCATAGTGCGATAATCATTAATGTgaagaatgtatgtatatggTTGGAAGAAGGCCGAGTTGGGGGGACGGTCACATCTACGAAAAAAAGTACAGGCAGATAGAAGATCCAGCCCAATCCATCCGGGCGAATCAATGTGGGTGGGGTGTCAAAAGAATCTGGCTGCCACTAGAGACACGGCATTGCATTAAAGTTCCCTTGGAATATATCACGTTTTAAcgaatatatagatattatgcTCCCAGAAAATATCCGTTCCAATATTTAAGACCGGATCTAGGAGTAGAAAGTGAGATACTTCCACTCTTCCGGCATATCAGGGCATCTCTTTAGTCCGAATCatgtaaataataaatacaagtattctttgtttttatttatttactctttTACGTGGCAGTGCTACgtgatttattaaataaataaataagctcAAACACAAAAGTGGTAAAAGGAATTTAAGGTTAATTTCAATCttcatctttttatatttttaaatgtcattcaatatatatatatatatatatatatatatttttaataagttaTGATGGTATCACGTCAAGAGAGCTATTTGAACTATATAATCATTACAGTAGAGAATATCTATAAATCTATACTCAGATAAAGATGACAATTATTTCCTTATAATTTTCTTACAACTATTTTTCGTTAAATTGATGGTAGTTATGTaaaattgagaatttttttaatgaagaagtatgatTTTATTGGTCCATTGTAAAATGAGTTTTAAAgtaactataaatatatatatatatatatattataaacacACAAAAATCATACAAATGAATCATTTTTCTCTGTATCCGTCATGGTGGTTAAGGACCATCTTAGGACGGATAGAAGCCGCTGATGGTCCAAGTAGCATTGCTAGTGGGGACATGGAACTTACGACAGTATCGTAAGCTTGCTGTGCATGTTTCGTGCATTATGAGCGTGGTCAACAACCGCACATCAATTGGTcagcataattttttaaacaaagacCATTAGAGGGGACACAAAGCTCACAATAGTGCACACCTTGCGTGCTTGACGACCATCGTTGGCTGGTTGTGGTGGTCAAGAACTATTCCTAGGGGGCAGACAATACCTACGAGAAGGAAAGggggaggggaagagagagCGAAAGAAAGAGGAGGGGAGAGGCACGAGGAGATgtgggagaaaaagagagaaaaaaagaagaaaaaaaggaagatgAGATAGTATCACATAAGTATGTGAGATCTATTTGCGTCTCTAATAactctctaaaaaatattatagatgtTTCGATACGCAAGGTAAAATATAACGAGTGGGCTTTACAAACCTAACTCTCAACGCAAACACGGCATGGCGGGTGCAAATGTTGGAGATGATGATCATCACTTGCATATATCaacattaatatacatatatattgcatGGGACATGATGTTAGACATATCCCGTACGCAGGACCCCACCGAGGGCTTGGATTAGGCTTGACTTGTCGATGATGATCAATACATGTGGCATCATGATTAAGGAAAGCTACTGGCCGCTAGTTGGATATGTATGCATGGTTATATCAACTTACAACgtctacttttaaaaaaaaaaatgacttccGGCCAATAATAATGATGTCGCTTTTGTTTTCCACTATAATGTTCTAAAGATAATCTCTATACCCCACTGAAGTAGACTAATTAAGCAACATATTAATTCGATTCTCTAAACACAATCCAGAAacgaatctattttttattttttaggaattattttaacgattatataaaaataatctcataaatttatatgttttgatgttgttcatcagattataaagttatttttattataaaataaataaatctaacatataagattaagttatgtcagtttgtaaaattattaaaaaatattttttttatagatatagtagtactctttttttttttcttttttgaaacatGCAAAcagctttttaaaaaataaaaaagacaaccAATGTGCGGCGACGAACCCTTGCTCGCGATGAGATAATGTTTTGATGGTTCTGAAGCCCTCCACTCCCAAGATTTCACTGGTATGAGTTTAATAACTTAGTGGCAGTGTATTAtcgaaaaagagagagatcagaatattgattaataaatGGTGTACAGTGAGTTGTAAGTGCAAAACATCCCATACCCCTTAGTCACCACCCAAGTGGGGGGCACCATAAGAGGAGAGGTTCcctaattcttttattttagaaaaaagtcAGCTTTTGCGTTGACTTGCCCCAGAAAGTTTGGCCAATTTAGAGCTGGTAAAGGGAATCCAATCCCCTGTCCACAAAGGTTTTTATGAGGATTCTTTGTTAATGGATATCCACTCATTGCATGCTAGGAAGAAGCTGCCCTTATTACTACTCTCTctaaacctctctctctctctctctctcaagttgtGTGAGGCATGTGTTCTCCTCTCAAAAGGAGGTGTGAAATGAAATTAAAAGGAGTCAGTGCCTTGGTTCCTTATTGATGTTTTTTGTGGGGTAGAGGAATAACTTTTGCCTTCTAAAAGAtggagcattttttttttaatcttttaaaagGTCCTCTTTTGAAGCTGAGTAAAGTGGGAATAGGGAGCTCCACTTTGGAGCTACCCAGCTCGCTCATTAACTAGCTTTGATCATGTAACTCTTTACAGTACTACTACTCGATCGTATGTATATCATGGGATGCGTGGATATATATTGCAGTTTCAACTTGAGATAGCTAGCTATATAGCAAAGCTGACGATGATGTTCTGGTGCTATCGCATGATGAAATTACTACTGATTCCCAAATTCAGAGCAagttatgtcatttttttttatgcccTGTAGACCAGTACGTACCAAACATTTGAAAATGGACTCAAAAATTCTTCCTCCACTCAATATCTCTCCAGTTTTTCAAGCTTAATTCCCTATTCCACTGATGATCTCTCTCGTATTCCCCTCAATATATATAGGTTTCATGATCTAGGAATAGTACTGTATTTCCGTCATCAGAGGTCAACAAAGTTCCATACATGCCTGCCTATCCCTATACCATTCTAAAATAGTAATGGGTAGCAACATTGGACCCATGCAACTTCAACAGATTCTTGCTTTTATTGGTGACTTCaaatagattttaatggtcCAAGTTTAGGGGCGCATGTGCTCCAGAATCCTTTCTTGCCCATCAATTTTGTCCTCTTGTTAGACATGGAAATACTACagcttttcttgtttttcttctcatttgTTGTGTTGGTACCTGTCAGCAGAGCATTACAATTTACAAATCCAACCAATGCACAAATTGGGTACCAatgacattatatatttataatattcatgTGTCTAGACCGATAACTTCTTGAAAAGTTCTCCCGTTTCGCCCATTAAATTGAGTTCTTTAATGTGTTACTAGTCTATGAATGCTAATAAGAACAACGTACTACACCTTCTATGACAATATTCAAAGTTTGATATAGGCACGCATGTTAGCGTAcgttttaataatatatatatgtgtgtgtgtgtgtgtgtgtgtgtgtgtgtgtatgtgtgtatatatatgtcgGTTTTAACAATTCAAAGTACTCAAAGGTCGTGCTGAAAATTCTTAAAAATTGCAGCCCAATCTTGAGTCTGGAGGTTCGTCGACCAATTAGGTTGTGTCCACATTGAAAAGAATTGAAGAGCGCGAGCGAACATCTCGAATTTACATTGGAAACTTCTAATGGAAAATATTGGAAATCGAACTTATTACTCGAAATTATAAGTTGAACACCTCGTCCTCGTTTTAGGTGGAGAGtcctaatttgttttttttttttttttgggtttttggtgCAAGGAAAGTTCAACGTCGTTGTCCAATAGCCTTGAACAAATAAACGAATTCCAAGGAAGCCTATGTTGTCCCATACATGACATGGATACATGACCCTCTAAATTCCCCTCAATTCTTTTTAGAgacaaagagaaaaagaaatgttttagtcaacaaatgatatataaaaatagatttataaaatgacttaatttaatatgatattataaattataaaattaattttattatagaaTAGATTTAATCgtatagtataaaattatattaatttataaatttatttttataagatttttttgtaattgtaacaattctaaaaataaaagagattgTCATTACCCATttattaggaaaaataaaactaataatatcttCTGTATCTGCAAAAAATGgttcaaaattctccaaatgaaattaaaataatactctgtgacatgatattataattattaaaattatttacgtaattaataatttttaatgacGGGGTGAGAATGTTATGTGTTTGATAATTATTTGggataaaatatcaaaataatagatAGAGAGAAACAAAAGGAGATCCAACTAAAGCCATGAGATAAGATCCGGAATTGATGTCAACAGGGTTGACATGTGAACCACAAAGACGACCACTGTGATGATGTGCACGTGTGGCATATACTTATCATCATCTCATGTGAGAGGAAGAAAAACAAGCATCATTAGGAAAAATCCCACCATCTGACGCATGCCCAACAATGATTCATCATGATGCATGGGGGGGACCAAGCCATTCATTCAACTGAGTCATACTGCATGTACCAACTAATGGGGAATCCTTTTCTCTCAATGAGGAGTCCCTCCTCAAACCCAAAAAAAGAAGTATTTAGGGCATAATCCACTAAACAACTTGATTCGGAATATTATAttagtcaataaaaatatttgtttttttttttagagagagagtgagagaagagACTTGACAACCAGCCACTAACACTAAAAATACTGCATACTGTCATCCATTTACAAAAAGGTGAAAGGGGCTTCTTCATGGGTACCTAACCATAAATCAAGAGCATATCGCCATGTTTGAAATCAAAGTGTGCACACTATTAcgtacatgagagagagagagagagagagagagagagagagagagagagagagagagagagagcattcaACAACCACGCACCAATAGATATATGCCGAAATTGTATGCTTTTCCAAGCAGAAcacattatttattttgactttCTAGAAATTATAGCATTGGGACAAATTCAGATCATTTGGTGGAATGGAATAATTCTAATAAGGAATTAATTATATGCTTTTTTTGGTCATCGGCTCAAAGGAATTCAAGAGTGGAAAATGTGGCACATAATCTGTAAAATTATGGCTGAATTTCAGCTTGATGGGTAACTCGGATGTCTAGAAAAAGTAGGTTTAAATGGGTCGACTGATCATGTTAGGAAGGAATATACAAGGAAAGTGTCATGTTCTTCGAATTTCAGTTACTCCAATAGACCCCTTGCCTAACTAAGGTCGTTTCCTCAAGGACTCTGCAATTATGGCTTAGTAACTTAGTTCAGCAGAGATTGTCAATCACAGTGCCATAGAAGCTGCATGAACACTgatttttctttctctaaacggcaaaaagggagaaaaaaaataaaaacaaacaaacaaactatAGTTGTATAAGCTTGAAATTGATCAGCTAGTTGATACTGATGCAGCTTGGGCCAGTAGAAATGACTGCAGGGCAGGTCCGCCCCTACCGTGATAACAAGGTTGGCAACGGTTCAAAATCATCTTGTACTTGGTCTATCTGATGCTGAAGGGAATTTGAACATTCTGAGAAAGGGACTATAGATTCGAACTAGTCCACTTTGAACAACTTAAGCGATTATGTCTGTTGTGTAACAAGTCATGTGAAATTTCTTTTAAGCgacaatttcaatttttaaaacctcaataccttttttgtttttgatgcaTTTATTCAAAGCACCGATGGTACTTCGCTAGAcaaactttttttcatttaatttaattaaattcttaaatttagttcgtatattatatatttaataaaaaaattaaaaagtaaaaaattatatataatatatagtgaatgATAGTAAAATTTTTCGTTCTATTTTGCCTTGACCTTTGAGCAAAAtcagaaaaagaaggaaaagaaaataaaaaagaaaaggagagaagACAAAATAGCACTACAGCTCCGTGACAATGAGTGGCAAAATTGATAAAGATATGAGGGGTAATACAGGAAATGGAAGCTGACAAATTTATAAAGCAGCTTGCTTTCCCAATTCAACCAAAACGTGCTTTTATTTGTGTCCTTTTACCACCCATCAAAAATCTTAAAGCAAAGCAGAGCAGGTCAAAATCCTCAATagccaacctctctctctctctctctctctctctctctctcctccatggCGGCCGATAACACCAAGAAGAAGACTAATACATTCTCAAACAACCCCATCCTCTTACGACGCAGTTCCTCCCTTTGACATTTTTAAGCCTCAAAACCCACATTGAACCATAAAACCCAAGtcttttgcttatttctctGCAACCATAACCACCCATTAACCTTCCACTCTCTCTATCTTGGTATTCGTGCTCcattcctttctctctctctgaactctcagccaagagagagaaaaagaagaagcttaGCTGAACTTAAGCGCTTCTTTGAGATCTTGGTTTTGCTTTAGTTTTCACTTTCTTCGGCTAAGTATTGTGGATTCTGGGATTTggttcttgtttctttttcggTTTTCTTGTTTGAGATCTGAAAGGGAAAAATGGGAAGTAAATGGAGGAAAGCGAAGGTCGCACTGGGTCTCAATCTCTGTATGATTGTCCCAAGAACTTTAGAAGACTCACCTCCTTCTCTAGAGGCCTCTGAGAGGCTGTCTGATGCTGCTCTGCTCTCCCCGGCCAATTGGAGCACGCTTTCCTCGAGGCCGAGCACGCCTACGCCGTCTTCTTATGGTTTAAGGTTGTCCAAAAGTGGTAGCAAATCGTCCAAGGTATCATATCGTTAACTTTAGTAGTTCCATGGTATGGTGTATTTGcgtgtttattattatttttccttcctGGGTTCTGGTTGGTTTTTGATAATCTTTGAATAGTTGCTTTGTTGGTTGCCAAGGAGATGGAGGCAGAAGAAAGTATAAAGTCCTTGGTTTGTGTTCTCTGTTGTGTTGGTAGTTAAAATTTTGATCGAACCAGCTCAAGTAGGACAACTGAGCCCAATAGTTCCTTTCATGGGGGGTAACTAAATAATGGAAAATGGATTTTCTTGGGTACTAAAAACAAATAGCTGTGTGACAAGAATTCACTTGATCATCTTGtcgatttattttacaatataaaaaCTGGGGCATGGTATTTTTCTTGAAGCATTTCGTGTGCTTTTCCGTGACATTGACAAGTGAAAGATCTTCGAAATGTTGAATTTTTGCTTCCTCAATTATGATGGGATTTTACGTTTTCATATTCACGCCAGCATATGATTTACTACAGGAACCGTTACAATCGTTGGAATCTGTATTGTTTGCTTCAATTTCCCCATTATAAGTCATACGTGTTCTTCTATCTATCTCAGtttttttgaagaaatatgCATAATTTAGTTATTTCatgcttctttcttctttctttggtaTAACTATATTTTAGCAGTTTTTAAGGTGTGTAAGAAATCAACGAGCTTGGTATTTGATGTCATAGCTTTCCCCGCCTTAATTAGGCTTGTGGTGTCATCTCACAGGTTCTTTTCAGGACCATTCTTGTTTGCCTTACTATTAAAAGATGGCCAACAAATATGATAAAGAAATTCATGATTTTAAC
Coding sequences within it:
- the LOC122289184 gene encoding synaptotagmin-3 isoform X4 is translated as MQRFLSKRCQKCHHRVSCKDPVTRPLYELDSSALQDILPEIPFWVKNPDYDRVDWLNKFISDMWPYLDKAICSAIRTTAQPIFAEYIGKYHIKAIEFKNLSLGTLSPAIYGLKVYETNEKELVMEPAVRWAGNPNIVLGLKILSLEITVQLVDLQIFTSPRIALKPLVPTFPCFSSIVLSLMEKPHVDFGINVLGGDIMSIPGLYRYVQETIKKQIASLYLWPQTLEIPVLDASTAAIKKPVGILHVNVVRALKLLKKDILGTSDPYVKLSLGGERLPAKKTTIKKKNLNPEWNEKFKLIVKEPETQVLQLEVYDWDKVGGHDRLGMQLVPLKLLTPYETKEFKLDLLKHTNISNPQNQKKRGQIHVEMNFVPFKEDSAKFSGPLNGYGRKESRFDRASNDEVEAGAGLLSVTVLGAEDVEGERHNNPYALVLFRGEQKKTKMIKRTRDPLWDEEFQFMLEEPPLHEKIRIEVKSKRTGISFRSKESLGHVEINLTDVVHNGRINEKYHLINSKNGVIQVEIRWKTV
- the LOC122289184 gene encoding synaptotagmin-3 isoform X6: MLVDLQIFTSPRIALKPLVPTFPCFSSIVLSLMEKPHVDFGINVLGGDIMSIPGLYRYVQETIKKQIASLYLWPQTLEIPVLDASTAAIKKPVGILHVNVVRALKLLKKDILGTSDPYVKLSLGGERLPAKKTTIKKKNLNPEWNEKFKLIVKEPETQVLQLEVYDWDKVGGHDRLGMQLVPLKLLTPYETKEFKLDLLKHTNISNPQNQKKRGQIHVEMNFVPFKEDSAKFSGPLNGYGRKESRFDRASNDEVEAGAGLLSVTVLGAEDVEGERHNNPYALVLFRGEQKKTKMIKRTRDPLWDEEFQFMLEEPPLHEKIRIEVKSKRTGISFRSKESLGHVEINLTDVVHNGRINEKYHLINSKNGVIQVEIRWKTV